A single region of the Penaeus monodon isolate SGIC_2016 chromosome 18, NSTDA_Pmon_1, whole genome shotgun sequence genome encodes:
- the LOC119584261 gene encoding trichohyalin-like isoform X1, whose amino-acid sequence MEDIQSWWELPSIAHFCSLFRAAFDLLDFDIEELEEALLTDGLDDTGSPLLVELTVRLVQGCLPGKTVNATNYQSYLRKLFKHKCQEDPTRENLFKEGDLRYLPLRRKVEILHAVCDFRLEAEDVLDLLKNLESDSLRVEPLGYDDSGSTYWYFYGTRLYREDHSLYHPHRRKPKDKDKEKEDKRKKKRKKKGHKNEDSEEEVEEPKSVWQVQCFSEEDWNNLAEKFENCASKLERSLLQTLREDFLPEIPRLFQEKEKIQRKRMMEFAPRRSSGRVQKLKEKKEEEEKKLAIEIVEQEKRRQLEEEKKKKRKEEESVSGEKTERKKAREVLKEEVIQETASPPKVNKSPRERKRSESHENKSRERPEVEVIEINDTSEVEEEEEEVKEPIKKVKEVREKKAMDYSQEESPQKRRGRKPGRKPGSKKRVTKEEVSDEEEESSKPQVYSGRKTNNSLSSVAFSLSPAAVVPEPNVTAVNTVTSPPTKKKVKSAHMVLQTEDDLRTGMYKVLEHLRDHEDAWPFHDAVEEEYAPNYYAVIRRPMHISRMEERLDAGYYTNLAMFEGDFKLMMDNCKLYNGPESEYTHMAYNLEKVFAKLKAKYLEADLSSDEEMYIDMSYQQSAKRKKRRNNSDEKENTRIDGEKLSPKKRGRKKKKVGRKPKEKHISDVIIPPNKERKKGKFGREKDKEKEKPKKDKPKIDQYEFRDDDEEEDDDDDEDFDIPPLLVREDPYPEEDDEEEEEMEDYVLDTKKPILDHPPEEKEEEEAGEGEEEEDEDEEEEEEEEEEEEEIEQKMVIPAVKNKIGRPRKEDIIKKTVHKDAIGIEKKEEIEGEDVDDDDDDDIEPDVCMYYNNEDYRSDEDNDEEKSNADYISEKHNELFGEIDDIEDDEVVEEEEEEGEDGEEGGDKAQVSEKGKHNHVGKQNKKKGGIGKDKEKKKHKHGDKHDKHHHHHHHHHHHHHHHHKSKTKDGKHHKKKNKHAGEKDSKKILKVEDVYDYSDEEEREREREREREREREREREHDRDRDLDLDLELDLEQTEVAEPVEEVEEAQPVAKTKEETPGKKKKKVKHRGKHEKHGKHHDKQEKHEKHEKHKEGKVKEGKKEGKKKNSKKKKITAKNMAAINALSEATEQTLKDITTMLDDPTVPRFSEYSSASNSPSRKVTAEEFEAIAFKIEAEYRKKLMMDEPKEKEKKAHKKKKRKNGSGEDGEEEPKKKKIKKEKKAESDKESLDNTKELFKDIKDGRIKPGAIIKSKDIAKKEGVVKKETKNSSEGKPKAKTNPFGKINKQEDSKLTTLIAKAKESRIGLVPNSEVGDSPKLSLGSIIRSGDIGTGMKSSREANSADEEEKWETKEKWDSPWENRWEKIPEKEEAPSVREEEEKEEVQEVEEFPERISEEPPPTPRAPEIKQERATPNLSAWFKAFGTPKLSSAGPKKMPEDQVDSPKEPEDTEVIHVDDMSEVEESEVGMLERPPPSPLPPPSPEPPVSPEPPLSPEKPPETPWYEKLDEKLEDEPIWKKMKMGERQYTIQDGNMPDEEDDPYKFEEEELDRAREEAKKLEVERQRKASVSSSGVSDRSPLNHSFDSDRSPAAFSSEGERSPMTRSPHTPGFGAKQFSPVPEKSPSVPAYSPRYENALSKPFPSYDPEKAKYQANGAITVGFYQDMTDKPAGDSAEKQTTEPKPTESPVYSPTVPYMSSFYSSKADASKKQKSPASYASFYSSSDTALEKAKTPNYYSASAPATPTDKPSPAPLTSTEPAEKTKPQYSYYSYDPTKPLTDQYKSTGSVQPTQPQKKPPGYYNSHDGVKKQTPTLSPAAPTGPLTPTLASPVQVGLTTPAPAIQEKSEMQPLKKRAAIDKGCQDFPNNSSVTAAAVSPVDSSATQWAGRKSAEDSPVARNTAPPNVTVPFSPHPSALPANLANLSQIVSRITEPEANRPVPDKELSKSPAEPPRAPAAFPNPEPAIGKSLPPTPFAVAGGQTPTQVPVLDIERSGISAVNDLTDLHQQSLNLASRVQPAELARQIEADPRLQDRSMQPNYHQQITSPHMQTQPGLGSPQQITKPPQTPQSQIHSHPQPPIAHQKPSEGSRPSSRDLPPAHATEKSHMYLQQKSMWTSSLATSLANSLASSLPSSMVTSLATSLGSSLATTSVIASLQKMGSLQGDRLTQDRLTQERLAQLDRAALASLASRTGQANLFSHELLPRGSVAASQTQVGTGPSSGSSSGGGSSSGTPVSAGRSASGSSSGTGGSTPAATGNSVELGLSRSYTNMMTGQSSPLFGRGEGALTPGSLPRPLSGSSSPFLSQSPGLSAALGLPGAPRTPTPAHQQSHQSLSSLSQGSFPSLPRDPRDPISQSHPSLQIPSLNSISSSQAQTLSHLNAANLASYSGRDSLALMNQQSRGALAGGLVDPTSQLYQQYLQQRQEELILRSAGAHPSHLAAHQSMMIQQGLMSAAGFSSGYPPSLGLRPGSYQGMNRPWL is encoded by the exons ATATCCAGTCATGGTGGGAGTTACCGAGTATCGCACACTTCTGCTCACTCTTCAGAGCCGCTTTCGATCTTCTTGATTTTGACATTGAG GAGTTGGAGGAGGCACTACTGACAGATGGGTTGGATGATACAGGTAGCCCCCTGCTGGTGGAGCTGACAGTGCGCCTAGTGCAGGGCTGTCTCCCAGGCAAGACAGTCAATGCTACAAACTACCAGAGCTACCTCAGGAAGCTCTTCAAACATAAATGTCAG GAGGATCCGACGAGAGAAAATTTATTCAAAGAAGGTGATCTCAGATATCTTCCTTTAAGAAGAAAAGTGGAAATCCTTCATGCCGTCTGTGACTTTAGATTAGAAGCAGAGGATGTTCTTGATCTCCTAAAA aatCTAGAATCTGATAGTTTACGGGTGGAGCCACTCGGGTATGACGACAGCGGCTCTacttattggtatttttatggCACCCGGCTCTACAGAGAAGACCACTCACTCTACCACCCACACAGACGGAAACCAAaggataaagacaaagaaaaagaagataagagaaaaaagaagcgtAAGAAAAAAGGCCACAAGAATGAGGATAGTGAAGAGGAGGTTGAagaaccaaagtcagtgtggcaG gTTCAGTGTTTCTCAGAGGAGGACTGGAATAATCTAGCAGAGAAATTTGAAAATTGTGCTTCCAAGTTAGAACGCAGTTTGCTGCAGACTCTTCGGGAGGATTTTCTTCCTGAAATTCCAAGACTctttcaggaaaaggaaaag ATACAGAGGAAACGAATGATGGAATTTGCCCCTCGGAGATCATCAGGAAGAGTACAGAaactgaaagagaagaaagaagaggaagagaaaaaattggCCATAGAAATAGttgaacaagagaagagaagacagctggaagaagagaagaagaagaaaagaaaggaagaagagtcTGTTtcaggagagaagacagagag AAAAAAGGCCCGTGAGGTGTTGAAAGAGGAAGTCATCCAGGAGACAGCTTCGCCGCCCAAGGTTAACAAATCCcctagagaaaggaagagaagtgaaAGCCACGAGAACAAAAGTAGAGAAAGACCAGAAGTCGAGGTAATTGAGATAAATGACACTtcggaggtagaggaggaggaggaggaggtcaaggAACCAATAAAGAAAGTCAAAGAAGTCCGGGAAAAGAAAGCCATGGACTATTCTCAGGAAGAATCTccacagaagagaagagggagaaaaccgGGAAGAAAACCTGGATCCAAAAAGCGCGTCACCAAGGAGGAAGTgtcggatgaggaggaggagagctctAAGCCTCAG GTATATAGTGGGCGGAAAACAAACAACTCTTTGTCATCTGTGGCGTTTTCACTCAGTCCAGCAGCAGTTGTGCCTGAACCTAATGTTACTGCTGTCAACACAGTCACTTCTCCACCAACTAAGAAGAAAGTTAAAAGTGCTCATAT GGTTCTTCAAACAGAGGATGACCTTCGCACAGGAATGTATAAGGTCTTGGAACATCTACGAGATCATGAGGATGCCTGGCCCTTCCATGATGCTGTAGAGGAGGAGTATGCCCCTAACTATTATGCTGTTATTAGAAGGCCTATGCACATCAGTCGG ATGGAAGAACGTCTCGATGCTGGGTATTACACTAATCTTGCCATGTTTGAAGGTGACTTCAAACTCATGATGGACAATTGCAAATTGTATAATGGACCAGAGAGTG AATACACACACATGGCATACAATCTGGAGAAAGTTTTTGCAAAGCTCAAAGCCAAATATTTGGAGGCGGATCTTTCTTCGGATGAAGAGATGTACATAGACATGAGCTACCAGCAGTcagccaaaagaaagaaaagacgaaataaCAGTGATGAGAAAGAGAACACAAGAATAGATGGTGAGAAACTTTCACCAAAGAAGAGGGGAcgcaagaagaagaaagtaggaaGGAAGCCAAAAGAGAAACATATTAGTGATGTAATTATCCCACCcaacaaggagaggaagaagggcaaGTTTggcagagaaaaagacaaagaaaaggagaagccgAAGAAGGACAAACCAAAGATTGATCAGTATGAGTtcagagatgatgatgaagaggaagatgatgatgatgatgaagattttgATATACCTCCACTGCTGGTGAGGGAAGACCCATATcctgaggaagatgatgaagaggaggaggagatggaagactATGTACTAGACACCAAAAAGCCTATCCTAGATCATCCtccagaagaaaaggaagaggaggaagcaggagagggagaagaggaggaggatgaggatgaggaagaggaggaggaagaagaggaggaggaagaggaaattgagCAAAAGATGGTCATTCCAGCTGTGAAGAATAAGATAGGAAGACCAAGAAAAGAAGACATTATTAAAAAGACTGTCCATAAGGATGCGATaggaatagaaaagaaggaagagattgAAGGGGAAGAtgtggatgatgacgatgatgatgatatagagcCAGATGTTTGCATGTATTACAACAATGAAGATTACAgaagtgatgaagataatgacgaaGAAAAGAGTAATGCAGACTACATAAGTGAAAAACACAATGAACTCTTTGGAGAGATTGATGACATTGAGGATGATGAAGTggttgaagaagaggaggaagagggagaagatggagaggagggaggagacaagGCACAAGTGTCAGAGAAGGGGAAACACAACCACGTCGGGAagcagaacaagaaaaaaggcgGGATTGgtaaagacaaggaaaagaagaagcacaAACATGGGGACAAGCAtgacaaacaccaccaccaccaccatcatcaccatcatcaccaccatcaccatcacaagaGCAAAACAAAAGATGGCAAACAccataagaaaaagaacaagcatGCAGGGGAAAAGGATAGCAAAAAGATCCTGAAGGTAGAGGATGTATACGACTACTCGGACGAAGAAGAACGTGAACGTGAACGCGAGCGCGAACGGGAACGTGAACGCGAACGTGAACGTGAACATGATCGTGATCGTGATCTTGATCTTGATCTTGAACTTGATCTTGAACAAACAGAGGTGGCTGAgccggtggaggaggtggaggaggcccaGCCTGTTGCCAAGACCAAAGAAGAGACCCctggcaagaagaagaagaaagtaaaacacAGGGGGAAGCATGAGAAGCATGGGAAGCACCATGATAAACAAGAGAAACATGAGAAGCACGAGAAGCACAAAGAAGGCAAGGtgaaagaaggtaaaaaagaaggaaagaagaaaaacagtaagaagaaaaagataactgCTAAGAACATGGCTGCCATTAATGCACTGTCTGAAGCTACTGAACAGACACTAAAG GATATAACAACAATGCTGGATGACCCAACAGTGCCACGCTTCAGTGAATACTCTTCAGCCAGCAACTCTCCATCTCGGAAGGTCACTGCCGAGGAATTTGAAGCAATTGCATTCAAAATTGAAGCAGAGTACCGCAAAAAATTGATGATGGATGaaccaaaagaaaaggagaagaaagcacataagaagaaaaagaggaagaatggcAGTGGAGAAGATGGTGAAGaagaaccaaagaaaaagaagataaagaaggaaaagaaggcagAAAGTGATAAAGAAAGTTTAGACAACACAAAAGAACTTTTCAAAGATATAAAAGATGGCAGAATAAAACCTGGAGCCATTATTAAATCTAAAGACATTGCCAAGAAAGAGGGTGTTgtgaagaaggagacaaagaattCATCAGAAggaaaaccaaaagcaaaaactAATCCCTTcggcaaaataaacaaacaagaagatTCAAAATTGACAACCCTCATTGCCAAAGCCAAAGAGTCACGCATAGGTCTAGTACCAAATAGTGAGGTCGGGGACAGCCCAAAGCTCAGTTTAGGCAGTATTATTCGCTCAGGTGATATCGGCACAGGTATGAAGTCTTCAAGAGAAGCCAACAGTGCCgatgaggaagagaagtgggAGACGAAAGAGAAATGGGATAGCCCGTGGGAGAACAGATGGGAAAAGATTCCGGAGAAGGAAGAGGCTCCGTCGgtgcgggaggaagaggagaaagaggaggtacaAGAGGTGGAGGAGTTTCCTGAGAGAATTAGCGAGGAGCCCCCTCCGACTCCACGCGCACCAGAGATCAAACAGGAGAGAGCCACCCCCAACTTGAGTGCTTGGTTCAAGGCCTTTGGCACACCTAAGCTGTCCTCAGCAGGGCCCAAGAAGATGCCTGAAGACCAGGTCGATAGTCCGAAAGAGCCGGAAGACACTGAGGTGATCCATGTTGACGACATGTCAGAGGTGGAGGAGAGTGAAGTAGGGATGCTGGAACGGCCGCCACCTTCACCACTGCCCCCGCCCAGCCCTGAGCCACCTGTATCGCCAGAGCCTCCCCTGTCACCCGAGAAGCCTCCCGAGACCCCCTGGTACGAAAAGCTGGACGAGAAGCTAGAGGATGAGCCAATATGGAAGAAGATGAAG ATGGGAGAGCGACAATATACGATACAGGACGGCAATATG ccTGATGAGGAGGATGACCCATACAAGTTTGAAGAGGAAGAACTCGATCGTGCACGTGAAGAAGCGAAGAAGCTTGAGGTGGAGAGACAGCGGAAGGCCTCTGTTTCCTCATCTGGGGTGTCTGACCGGTCGCCCCTCAACCACAGCTTTGACTCTGACCGCTCTCCTGCAGCCTTCTCTTCAGAAGGGGAGCGCTCGCCTATGACTAGGTCTCCTCACACCCCAGGTTTTGGTGCCAAGCAATTCTCGCCAGTACCAGAAAAGTCCCCGAGTGTGCCTGCATACTCGCCTCGATACGAGAATGCTCTCTCCAAACCATTCCCTTCGTATGATCCAGAGAAGGCAAAGTATCAGGCTAATGGGGCCATTACTGTTGGATTTTACCAGGACATGACTGATAAACCTGCAGGGGACAGTGCTGAAAAGCAGACTACTGAACCAAAACCAACAGAATCACCAGTATACAGTCCTACAGTGCCATACATGAGCTCCTTTTACTCTAGCAAGGCTGATGCTAGCAAGAAACAAAAGTCTCCAGCTAGCTATGCCAGTTTCTACAGTTCATCAGATACCGCTCTGGAAAAAGCCAAGACTCCAAACTACTATTCGGCTTCTGCTCCAGCCACACCCACAGATAAGCCGTCCCCAGCACCTTTGACATCAACTGAGCCAGCAGAAAAGACCAAACCCCAGTATAGTTACTATTCTTATGATCCAACAAAGCCCCTTACTGATCAGTATAAGAGCACTGGCTCTGTGCAGCCCACACAACCTCAGAAGAAGCCCCCAGGCTACTACAACAGCCATGATGGGGTGAAAAAGCAGACTCCAACACTATCACCAGCAGCCCCAACTGGTCCTCTGACTCCTACTTTGGCATCTCCAGTGCAGGTTGGATTAACAACACCTGCCCCAGCAATTCAGGAAAAATCAGAAATGCAACCATTGAAAAAGAGAGCAGCAATAGACAAAGGTTGTCAAGATTTCCCAAATAATTCCAGTGTGACAGCAGCAGCAGTCAGTCCGGTTGACAGCTCAGCAACTCAGTGGGCAGGTCGTAAATCTGCAGAAGATAGTCCAGTGGCTCGAAATACAGCACCTCCTAATGTGACagttcccttttctcctcatccCTCAGCACTGCCAGCCAATCTTGCCAACTTATCACAGATTGTGTCACGCATCACAGAGCCAGAAGCGAATAGACCAGTTCCTGATAAGGAGTTGTCCAAATCACCAGCTGAACCTCCACGAGCACCTGCAGCATTTCCCAATCCTGAACCTGCTATTGGAAAATCTTTGCCACCTACTCCATTTGCTGTGGCGGGAGGACAGACGCCAACACAGGTTCCAGTGTTAGACATAGAGCGCAGTGGTATAAGTGCTGTTAATGATTTGACAGACTTGCATCAGCAGAGTTTGAATCTTGCAAGTCGTGTTCAACCAGCAGAATTGGCTCGGCAGATTGAAGCTGACCCTAGATTACAAGATCGGTCAATGCAGCCTAATTATCATCAACAGATCACAAGTCCTCATATGCAAACACAGCCTGGCTTGGGCTCTCCACAGCAGATAACCAAACCCCCACAGACACCACAGTCTCAAATCCACAGTCATCCTCAGCCTCCAATAGCACACCAAAAGCCTAGTGAAGGAAGTCGTCCTTCCAGTCGTGACTTGCCACCTGCTCATGCCACTGAAAAATCACATATGTATCTCCAGCAAAAGAGTATGTGGACTTCCAGTTTAGCAACTAGTTTGGCCAACAGTCTTGCCTCCAGTTTACCATCAAGTATGGTTACTAGTCTAGCAACTAGTTTAGGATCATCTTTGGCTACTACATCAGTCATTGCTTCGCTGCAGAAGATGGGCTCATTACAGGGAGACCGCCTGACACAAGATAGACTAACACAAGAGCGCTTAGCGCAACTAGACCGTGCAGCTTTAGCCTCACTGGCCAGTCGAACTGGACAGGCGAATCTGTTTTCACATGAACTCTTACCTCGTGGATCAGTTGCTGCAAGTCAGACTCAGGTTGGTACTGGTCCAAGTAGTGGAAGTTCATCAGGTGGTGGTAGCTCATCAGGGACTCCAGTGTCAGCAGGGCGGTCAGCCTCTGGCTCCAGTTCTGGTACTGGAGGATCCACACCAGCAGCCACTGGTAATAGCGTGGAGTTGGGTTTAAGTCGTTCCTACACCAACATGATGACAGGCCAGTCATCACCACTCTTTGGCCGAGGGGAAGGTGCTCTTACTCCTGGATCTTTACCACGTCCACTCTCTGGTTCCTCATCTCCATTCCTGTCTCAATCACCAGGGCTAAGTGCTGCTCTTGGTCTTCCTGGAGCTCCTCGCACTCCTACTCCAGCTCATCAGCAGTCTCATCAAAGTCTCTCTAGCCTCAGTCAGGGTAGTTTTCCATCTCTTCCAAGAGACCCAAGGGACCCCATTTCACAATCCCATCCATCACTACAAATTCCAAGTCTTAATTCAATATCTTCAAGTCAAGCGCAGACCCTCAGTCATCTCAATGCGGCTAACTTGGCTTCCTATTCTGGAAGAGATTCCTTAGCACTCATGAACCAACAAAGCCGAGGCGCTTTAGCTGGTGGCTTAGTGGATCCCACCTCACAGCTTTACCAGCAGTACCTTCAGCAGAGACAAGAGGAACTAATCTTAAGGTCTGCTGGAGCACACCCCTCACATCTGGCTGCCCACCAGTCTATGATGATACAGCAGGGCCTGATGAGTGCAGCTGGTTTCTCCTCTGGCTACCCTCCTTCACTTGGCCTGAGACCAGGCTCGTACCAGGGCATGAATCGCCCCTGGCTCTAA